The following are encoded together in the Variovorax sp. PBS-H4 genome:
- a CDS encoding DotU/TssL family secretion system protein: protein MSRDPDGADEPAAALALRAQALPLVALLAGLRDATPADPAALRRTLAEAVNRFEAGARAAGIAEPDIAAASYVLCAWGDEQFDTAPWGGEGAGLLRCFHGEAQAGDKLLRLLTRLAEKPREHRALLELFHTCLSLGLRGRRELGDREHEALRSRVHLALQQVAPAPALVAPWQCAAAAASPPRAPRGALPAVLLLGVLALGIYSATQLQLAARVDGVLASLQKLVPAASATATSTAAAPEAPPRLASKLRDDIAAGRLSVRDEALRSVAVLGADALGDANGPLTRLGAALAKLPGKVVVVGYTDGSDPPTARTPSAWHQAMEWARGAADVVRPQLGDARLAVEARVDASGSKPPRRVEIVLFPE, encoded by the coding sequence ATGAGCCGGGATCCCGACGGCGCCGACGAACCGGCCGCCGCACTTGCGCTGCGCGCCCAGGCGCTGCCCCTGGTCGCGTTGCTGGCAGGCCTGCGCGACGCCACGCCTGCCGACCCAGCCGCGTTGCGCCGCACGCTGGCCGAGGCGGTAAATCGCTTCGAAGCCGGCGCACGCGCGGCCGGCATCGCCGAACCCGACATCGCAGCAGCGAGCTACGTGCTGTGCGCCTGGGGCGACGAGCAGTTCGACACAGCGCCTTGGGGCGGCGAAGGCGCGGGTCTGCTGCGCTGCTTCCACGGCGAGGCCCAGGCCGGCGACAAGCTGCTGCGCCTGCTGACCAGGCTGGCCGAGAAGCCGCGCGAGCACCGCGCGCTGCTGGAGCTCTTCCACACCTGCCTGAGTCTTGGGCTGCGCGGGCGCAGGGAGCTCGGCGACCGTGAACATGAAGCCCTTCGCTCGCGCGTGCACCTCGCGCTGCAACAGGTGGCGCCTGCGCCGGCGCTGGTGGCGCCGTGGCAGTGCGCAGCGGCAGCGGCCAGCCCGCCGCGGGCGCCGCGCGGCGCACTGCCGGCGGTGCTGTTGCTGGGCGTGCTGGCCCTGGGCATCTACAGCGCAACCCAGCTGCAGTTGGCGGCGCGCGTCGACGGCGTGCTGGCGTCTCTGCAGAAACTCGTGCCGGCTGCCAGCGCCACGGCAACGTCCACGGCCGCCGCGCCGGAGGCGCCGCCGCGACTGGCCTCGAAGCTGCGCGACGACATCGCGGCGGGCCGCCTGTCGGTGCGCGACGAGGCGCTGCGCAGCGTGGCCGTGCTCGGAGCCGATGCACTGGGCGACGCCAACGGCCCTTTGACGCGCCTCGGCGCAGCGCTTGCGAAGCTGCCGGGCAAGGTCGTCGTCGTGGGCTACACCGATGGCAGCGACCCCCCGACGGCGCGCACGCCCTCGGCCTGGCACCAGGCCATGGAATGGGCGCGCGGCGCTGCCGATGTCGTGCGGCCCCAGCTCGGCGATGCGCGGCTGGCGGTCGAGGCCCGTGTCGACGCCTCGGGCAGCAAGCCGCCGCGCCGGGTCGAGATCGTCCTGTTTCCGGAATGA
- a CDS encoding OmpA family protein — protein MTRYLSTLALALAAAFLTPQVKAEKVIMYREGQLVNPHDVAAVLGNKTRSIRLLDDAPAAATPTKYVAAAAAALAKTSARSPARAPAAPDDGPADASALSLPVRFAFDSSDVLPAARSQLDALAEGIKLLSPNSIVTVEGHTDAVGSDAYNLELSRSRARAVRDYLVQRHGIDAARLKTVGYGEARLADAADPTAAINRRVQFRGS, from the coding sequence ATGACCCGCTACCTCAGCACCCTCGCCCTTGCCCTCGCCGCCGCCTTCCTGACGCCCCAGGTCAAGGCCGAGAAGGTGATCATGTACCGCGAAGGACAGCTCGTGAACCCGCACGACGTCGCGGCAGTGCTCGGCAACAAGACCCGTTCGATCCGCCTGCTCGACGACGCGCCGGCAGCAGCCACCCCGACGAAGTACGTTGCGGCCGCAGCTGCCGCCCTGGCGAAGACCTCGGCACGCTCGCCGGCCCGTGCGCCCGCAGCGCCCGACGATGGTCCCGCCGACGCCTCGGCCTTGTCCCTGCCGGTTCGCTTCGCCTTCGATTCGTCCGACGTCCTCCCGGCGGCGCGGTCGCAGCTCGATGCACTGGCCGAAGGCATCAAGCTGCTTTCGCCGAACAGCATCGTCACGGTCGAAGGCCACACCGATGCCGTCGGGAGCGATGCCTACAACCTCGAGCTTTCCCGGTCCCGCGCACGTGCCGTGCGCGACTACCTGGTGCAGCGGCACGGCATCGACGCCGCCCGCTTGAAGACGGTCGGCTACGGCGAAGCCCGCCTGGCAGACGCGGCCGATCCGACCGCCGCGATCAACCGCCGCGTGCAGTTCCGCGGCAGTTGA
- a CDS encoding DUF4384 domain-containing protein, with protein sequence MKPPKVARLLALSATVAALAGCQTLEVKQPTIDQTNEIRKGPEDRPQRSITGFSHALRCMDTLLLDYGVRDITMLTEEISDETKKLNAGTRDMLISSVSDMSRRSRAVRLVAFGKDTANVISYLASAQNAAAYQAIPLYDIKGSVSQFDENLVKNQKDMGIGFAPFLNLGAAKDAGSSMLALDLSVLTTSDMAVLAGVTSRNSVMILKQGSGIDGDAAYHKFGINYSMNLAKAEGQTQALRGLVELAAVELIGKLTKTPYWSCLGVADPKKNDETRLEMFDWYHAMAATRIELIAYFQNQMRRRAFYDGPIDGEFNPAIDEAIANYRAALGLSREAVLNEEFFYAFLAADHTKIKRPEQPARYVAPASVAGAPASVPVAASAAAPAPAAATASAAPAAPAAPAAPAAPAAHPAPAPLKLSLTTPKQKSRFARGESINLSLAPSHDAHVYCYLQDEEAKVIRFFPNRFARDSRIAAAQPLSLPGAMRFQLTMNTKGVPETISCFATQRDVMASLPQALVGTDFEPLPGATLESIRAAFVKASGGTLAQENFRVQAQ encoded by the coding sequence ATGAAACCGCCCAAGGTCGCGCGCCTCCTCGCGCTTTCCGCCACCGTCGCTGCGCTGGCCGGCTGCCAGACGCTCGAGGTCAAGCAACCCACCATCGACCAGACCAACGAGATCCGCAAAGGCCCCGAAGACCGGCCCCAGCGTTCGATCACCGGCTTCTCGCATGCGCTGCGCTGCATGGACACCTTGTTGCTCGACTATGGCGTGCGTGACATCACGATGCTGACCGAGGAAATCAGCGACGAAACGAAAAAGCTCAACGCCGGCACGCGCGACATGCTGATCTCGTCGGTGTCCGACATGTCGCGCCGCAGCCGCGCGGTGCGCCTGGTCGCCTTCGGCAAGGACACGGCGAACGTCATCAGCTATCTGGCTTCGGCGCAGAACGCGGCGGCCTACCAGGCGATTCCGCTCTACGACATCAAGGGCTCCGTCTCGCAGTTCGACGAGAACCTGGTCAAGAACCAGAAGGACATGGGCATCGGCTTCGCGCCCTTCCTCAACCTCGGCGCGGCAAAGGACGCGGGTTCCAGCATGCTGGCGCTCGACCTGAGCGTGCTGACCACCAGCGACATGGCAGTGCTCGCGGGCGTCACCTCGCGCAACTCCGTGATGATCCTGAAGCAGGGCAGCGGCATTGACGGCGACGCCGCGTACCACAAGTTCGGCATCAACTACAGCATGAATCTGGCCAAGGCCGAAGGCCAGACCCAGGCGCTGCGCGGACTGGTGGAGCTGGCCGCGGTCGAACTCATCGGCAAGCTCACCAAGACGCCCTACTGGAGCTGCCTGGGCGTGGCCGACCCGAAGAAGAACGACGAGACGCGCCTGGAGATGTTCGACTGGTACCACGCGATGGCGGCGACGCGCATCGAGCTGATCGCCTACTTCCAGAACCAGATGCGCCGGCGCGCGTTCTACGACGGCCCGATCGACGGCGAGTTCAATCCGGCCATCGACGAGGCGATCGCGAACTACCGCGCGGCACTGGGCCTGAGCCGCGAAGCGGTGCTCAACGAGGAGTTCTTCTACGCCTTCCTCGCCGCCGACCACACCAAGATCAAGCGGCCCGAGCAGCCGGCACGTTACGTCGCGCCGGCTTCGGTGGCCGGCGCGCCCGCATCCGTTCCGGTCGCGGCGAGCGCGGCGGCGCCTGCACCGGCGGCAGCAACCGCATCCGCTGCACCGGCCGCACCCGCTGCACCGGCCGCACCCGCTGCGCCGGCGGCACACCCGGCACCGGCCCCGCTCAAGCTGTCGCTCACGACGCCGAAGCAGAAGAGCCGGTTCGCCCGCGGCGAGTCGATAAACCTCTCGCTCGCACCGTCGCACGATGCGCATGTCTACTGCTATCTGCAGGACGAGGAAGCCAAGGTCATCCGCTTCTTCCCGAACCGCTTCGCCCGGGATTCGCGCATCGCCGCGGCACAGCCGCTGTCGCTGCCCGGCGCCATGCGCTTCCAGCTCACGATGAACACGAAGGGTGTGCCAGAGACCATTTCCTGCTTCGCAACGCAGCGCGACGTGATGGCCTCGCTGCCGCAAGCCCTGGTCGGCACCGACTTCGAACCCCTCCCCGGCGCCACGCTCGAGTCGATCCGTGCCGCCTTCGTCAAAGCCAGCGGCGGCACGCTCGCCCAGGAGAACTTCCGTGTCCAAGCCCAATGA
- a CDS encoding alpha/beta fold hydrolase produces MLDRAPPDPPPHPPRLTGLRGTLNALRNFGLVNLGTPAAGEFDSFTASDGQVVPVYVLGSGPPLVLVHGVGCSHRDWMPVARRLARRHCVLAWDARGHGHCRPVRGSITLARLATDLAEMLDHFGLQRAVLVGHSMGALTLMQYLHLHGTRRVAAVALVDQSPRIVTDDSWRLGLFGGCSAAMLSGLIAGARQDVAEALLNEVGALGGAWLRRQLGVEKALGRMLRRRLGSIDIQPLLDLAESMAQADFRTSLSRLDAPLLVVLGARSPHYAGLPLDAWYRETVKHAQISVYPRAGHSPHVSEPLRFARELERFLDDHA; encoded by the coding sequence ATGCTCGACAGGGCTCCGCCAGACCCGCCTCCCCACCCGCCGCGCCTGACGGGCTTGCGCGGCACCTTGAACGCGTTGCGCAACTTCGGGCTGGTGAATCTCGGCACGCCGGCTGCCGGCGAGTTCGACAGCTTCACGGCCAGCGACGGCCAGGTCGTTCCCGTGTACGTCCTCGGCAGCGGCCCGCCGCTGGTGCTGGTGCATGGCGTCGGGTGCTCGCATCGGGACTGGATGCCGGTCGCCCGACGGCTGGCGCGGCGCCATTGCGTCCTCGCCTGGGATGCGCGCGGCCATGGCCATTGCCGGCCGGTGCGCGGCAGCATCACGCTGGCGCGCCTCGCCACCGACCTCGCCGAGATGCTCGACCACTTCGGGCTGCAGCGCGCGGTGCTGGTCGGGCATTCCATGGGTGCACTGACGTTGATGCAGTACCTGCATCTGCACGGCACCCGCCGGGTTGCCGCCGTGGCGCTGGTCGACCAGTCGCCTCGCATCGTGACGGACGACAGCTGGCGCCTCGGCCTGTTCGGCGGCTGCAGCGCGGCGATGCTTTCGGGGCTGATCGCGGGCGCGCGCCAGGACGTGGCCGAGGCGCTGCTGAACGAGGTCGGCGCGCTCGGAGGCGCCTGGCTCAGGCGCCAGCTCGGCGTCGAAAAGGCGCTCGGACGGATGCTGCGCCGGCGCCTGGGCAGCATCGACATCCAGCCGCTGCTCGATCTTGCCGAGTCGATGGCGCAGGCCGACTTCCGCACTTCGCTGTCGCGCCTGGACGCGCCGCTGCTGGTCGTGCTCGGGGCACGCAGCCCGCACTACGCCGGGTTGCCGCTCGACGCCTGGTATCGCGAGACGGTAAAGCATGCGCAGATCTCGGTCTACCCGCGTGCCGGCCATTCGCCGCATGTCAGCGAGCCGCTGCGCTTTGCGCGGGAGCTCGAGCGATTCCTGGATGATCACGCGTGA
- a CDS encoding energy transducer TonB, which yields MPYPYPYPSEAKRAGIEGRVMVGIEVDERGNVASTTIIGESPKVLADAAVATLKQWKFRPHTYRGVPVKARFRQPITFKLTPPDDPAPSQ from the coding sequence GTGCCATACCCATACCCATACCCCAGCGAAGCAAAGCGAGCAGGCATTGAAGGAAGAGTCATGGTCGGAATCGAAGTTGACGAGCGTGGAAATGTTGCGAGCACGACGATCATCGGCGAGTCCCCCAAGGTGCTGGCAGACGCGGCCGTCGCCACTCTCAAGCAATGGAAATTCCGACCTCACACGTATCGTGGGGTACCGGTCAAGGCGCGGTTTCGTCAGCCAATTACTTTCAAACTGACTCCTCCGGACGACCCGGCACCTTCGCAGTAA
- a CDS encoding GIN domain-containing protein, with protein MNRAAAPKANDTAAEGEGQPARWFSRVFPAWGALRASALSAGSAAVLAVALADPAQAATESRSVADFDQVVFAVAGEVSIEQGSGETLTLDAEPAVLRKITTEVRDRRLFIGLAPGRIETRQPIRMKLGVRTLRAFESRTAGEISIGALRTDALALLLAGGGSIRLARLDDARRLDVQISGAGDVAVGAGKVVAQQLAITGMGRYSAPRLASERAEVAIDGNGEVHLAASSTLAVRISGVGHVRYAGDPAVTRSIRGVGTVEKD; from the coding sequence ATGAACCGCGCGGCCGCTCCGAAGGCGAATGACACGGCAGCCGAAGGCGAAGGTCAACCGGCGAGGTGGTTCTCCCGTGTGTTCCCGGCGTGGGGGGCGCTGCGCGCATCGGCCCTGTCCGCCGGCTCGGCCGCGGTACTTGCCGTGGCGCTCGCCGACCCGGCCCAGGCGGCCACCGAGTCCCGCAGCGTCGCAGACTTCGACCAGGTCGTGTTCGCCGTTGCCGGTGAAGTCAGCATCGAACAGGGCTCCGGCGAGACGCTGACACTGGACGCCGAGCCCGCAGTGCTGCGCAAGATCACGACCGAGGTCCGCGATCGGCGCCTGTTCATCGGCTTGGCGCCCGGCCGGATCGAGACCCGGCAGCCGATTCGGATGAAGCTCGGTGTCCGGACGCTGCGCGCCTTCGAGTCGCGCACTGCAGGCGAGATCAGCATCGGCGCACTCCGCACGGATGCGCTGGCGCTGCTGCTCGCAGGCGGCGGCTCGATCCGCCTGGCTCGCCTGGACGATGCACGCCGCCTCGATGTGCAGATCAGCGGCGCCGGTGACGTCGCTGTCGGCGCTGGCAAGGTGGTCGCGCAGCAGCTGGCCATCACGGGCATGGGCCGTTATTCGGCGCCCCGGCTTGCCAGCGAGCGGGCCGAGGTCGCGATCGACGGCAATGGCGAAGTGCACCTCGCCGCGAGCAGCACGCTGGCAGTGCGCATCAGCGGGGTCGGTCATGTGCGCTATGCCGGCGACCCGGCGGTGACCCGTTCCATCCGCGGTGTCGGGACCGTCGAGAAAGATTGA
- the tagF gene encoding type VI secretion system-associated protein TagF, whose amino-acid sequence MVKLPSRRVCWYGKLPARGDFVGRGLPPGWRSDWDGWLQQGLALAAATLDSAALRERLRAFSPWRYLALPAPGEIWCGILVPSHDRVGRAFPLTLAERLGSPVSPAESATRLASLLDAAAEGPEALETAIAALPPHANDQDFQPAEPWPPQPASLWWPLAAAHDGIPRMAAWPPEPGLVLELLDIQAASGN is encoded by the coding sequence ATGGTGAAGCTGCCGTCGCGTCGCGTGTGCTGGTACGGCAAGCTGCCCGCGCGCGGGGACTTCGTCGGCCGCGGCTTGCCGCCAGGCTGGCGCAGCGACTGGGACGGCTGGCTGCAGCAGGGCCTGGCCCTTGCCGCGGCCACGCTCGACAGCGCCGCGCTGCGCGAACGCCTTCGCGCCTTCTCGCCGTGGCGCTACCTGGCGCTGCCGGCACCCGGAGAGATCTGGTGCGGCATCCTCGTGCCTTCGCACGATCGCGTCGGCCGGGCCTTTCCGCTGACGCTGGCCGAGCGCTTGGGCAGCCCGGTGTCGCCGGCCGAAAGTGCCACGCGGCTTGCTTCGCTGCTCGATGCGGCTGCAGAGGGACCCGAGGCACTCGAGACCGCGATCGCCGCCCTGCCTCCGCACGCCAACGACCAGGATTTCCAGCCTGCCGAGCCCTGGCCACCGCAACCGGCCAGTCTGTGGTGGCCGCTCGCCGCTGCGCACGATGGCATTCCCCGGATGGCGGCCTGGCCGCCGGAGCCGGGGCTGGTGCTGGAGTTGTTGGATATTCAGGCTGCTTCCGGCAATTGA
- the tssM gene encoding type VI secretion system membrane subunit TssM: protein MKPSIRLAQGAVNLGAAAALLWFAAPLLALGTWHPFDEVRARIALLALAALLLLGLRALRLLLARRRNERLLKSLEAGDAGPELSQRFRQALAMLRQGIEAKGRQRWWQGRRQVQQMPWYLIIGAPGGGKTTALLHSGLRFPLAERLGRDPLAGTGGTRHCDWWFSQDAVFIDTAGRYTTQDSDAAADAREWQQFLALLRRHRPVQPINGVIVSVSVPDLLQGGAELARQAAAVAARLDELRRELDLAFPVYLLVTKADLLAGFVESFGDLDAAQREQLWGLVFDADAAGIPADLGPRLSDLSQRLARRSRELLQQEHTPQRRLPIYAFPAQFDALLAPLERFARKAFAGIAAQPAQRLRAIALTSGTQEGNPIDRVIGELARSHGLALKPLVRPDAGGKSFFLNSLLKQLVIAEAPLAGQRLQRMRWRRRATLFSAGLAGAALLAASALWWQSYRRNLDYVDSVRMRVEQLTQRIGSLESAKLEQVLPLYSLLERLAANDGIDPNVAPAGFGFGLFQGPRLARSAEQAYREMLDRSLAPLLIERLRHDLREADDSATRYEALRASLMLASPARLVRGELRPWAEQTLAQAGGAAERAEWARHVATLLERNGLPEAMRSDEAGVRAARTALAAVPLAQRVHERLLRRIADPEPQQDLPARLGAAGARVFAASNTGPMPEHSSATDWRRRLVPALDATLDELANEADWVLGDSGSEVRRLQKDRAWRDEIATQVGKRHAQRVIAAWSRQLDALALAPGIDADSASRQALALTAPDSPLRRLLTRLADEFSATPQGAGAAEGAFDAALRARFGALGDYAAGAGPQALDRLQELATAKRDEAANAELDTTLRAEAARAPAALRKVYGGLGALMRSRGGAKPSFDAALAELAQTCSTLTRERFPFGAATLRDMAPSDFARLFGPGGLFEEFRRDQLSERVDTSSRPWKARATSGDAAMPDAFERAAAIGALFFPGGAPMPELKLRLTPQRMDAELLQFSVDVDGQLLRFENGPPRAKEVVWPGPASTQKVLMRILPPGPSGVGAEVHEGAFAWVRVLLRGEWKGEHGAPARLSLAVDSRTLDVVASAAGAPEADVWTLQELARFRCPQATW from the coding sequence ATGAAGCCGTCGATCCGCCTGGCGCAAGGCGCCGTGAACCTCGGCGCGGCAGCCGCCCTGTTGTGGTTCGCGGCACCGCTGCTGGCCTTGGGCACGTGGCACCCCTTCGACGAGGTGCGCGCGCGGATCGCGCTGCTGGCGCTGGCCGCGCTCCTGCTGCTCGGCCTGCGCGCACTGCGCCTGCTGCTGGCCCGGCGGCGCAACGAGCGCCTGTTGAAGAGCCTCGAAGCCGGCGATGCCGGTCCCGAGCTGAGCCAGCGTTTCAGGCAAGCGCTCGCGATGCTGCGGCAGGGCATCGAGGCGAAAGGCCGCCAGCGCTGGTGGCAAGGCCGGCGGCAGGTGCAGCAGATGCCCTGGTACCTGATCATCGGCGCGCCCGGGGGCGGCAAGACGACGGCGCTGCTGCATTCGGGCCTGCGCTTTCCGCTCGCCGAACGTCTCGGGCGCGACCCGCTCGCCGGGACCGGCGGCACACGCCATTGCGACTGGTGGTTCAGCCAGGACGCCGTGTTCATCGACACGGCGGGCCGCTACACGACCCAGGACAGCGACGCCGCGGCCGACGCGCGCGAATGGCAGCAATTCCTCGCGCTGCTGCGCCGGCACCGGCCGGTGCAGCCGATCAATGGCGTGATCGTCAGCGTGAGCGTGCCCGACCTCCTTCAGGGTGGCGCGGAACTCGCGCGCCAGGCGGCAGCGGTGGCGGCGCGCCTGGACGAACTGCGCCGCGAGCTCGACCTGGCCTTTCCGGTCTACCTGCTGGTAACCAAGGCAGACCTGCTGGCGGGCTTCGTCGAAAGCTTCGGCGACCTCGACGCCGCGCAGCGCGAGCAGCTCTGGGGGCTGGTGTTCGATGCCGACGCCGCCGGGATCCCGGCCGATCTCGGGCCGCGCCTGTCGGACCTGTCCCAGCGCCTCGCGCGGCGCAGTCGCGAGCTGCTGCAGCAGGAGCACACGCCCCAGCGTCGCCTGCCGATCTATGCCTTCCCGGCCCAGTTCGATGCCCTGCTCGCGCCGCTCGAAAGGTTCGCGCGCAAGGCCTTTGCCGGCATTGCTGCCCAACCGGCGCAGCGCCTGCGTGCGATCGCGCTGACGAGCGGCACGCAGGAGGGCAATCCGATCGACCGGGTGATCGGCGAACTCGCCCGCAGCCACGGCCTGGCGCTCAAGCCGCTGGTGCGGCCCGATGCCGGCGGCAAGTCTTTCTTCCTGAATTCGTTGCTGAAGCAACTCGTGATCGCCGAAGCGCCACTGGCAGGCCAGCGGCTGCAGCGGATGCGTTGGCGCCGGCGAGCCACGCTCTTCAGTGCCGGGTTGGCCGGCGCGGCCTTGCTCGCCGCCTCGGCCCTCTGGTGGCAGAGCTACCGTCGCAACCTCGACTATGTCGACAGCGTGCGCATGCGCGTGGAGCAGCTGACCCAGCGGATCGGCTCGCTGGAATCGGCCAAGCTCGAGCAGGTGCTGCCGCTCTATTCGCTGCTCGAGCGCCTGGCGGCGAACGATGGCATCGATCCGAACGTCGCCCCCGCCGGTTTCGGATTCGGGCTGTTCCAGGGGCCGCGGCTGGCACGCTCGGCCGAACAGGCCTACCGCGAGATGCTCGACCGCAGCCTGGCGCCGCTGCTCATCGAGCGCTTGCGCCACGACCTCCGCGAAGCCGACGACAGCGCGACGCGCTACGAGGCCTTGCGCGCTTCATTGATGCTGGCCAGCCCGGCGCGGCTGGTGCGCGGCGAGTTGAGGCCCTGGGCCGAGCAGACGCTCGCGCAGGCGGGCGGCGCCGCGGAACGCGCCGAATGGGCGCGCCATGTCGCCACCCTGCTCGAACGCAACGGGCTGCCCGAGGCGATGCGCTCCGACGAGGCCGGCGTGCGCGCGGCGCGCACCGCGCTGGCGGCAGTGCCATTGGCGCAGCGCGTGCACGAGCGCCTGCTGCGGCGCATTGCCGACCCCGAGCCGCAGCAGGATCTGCCGGCGCGGCTCGGCGCTGCTGGCGCGCGCGTGTTCGCGGCCTCGAACACCGGGCCCATGCCGGAACATTCGAGCGCTACCGACTGGCGGCGCCGGCTCGTCCCGGCGCTCGACGCGACGCTGGACGAACTCGCGAACGAGGCCGACTGGGTGCTCGGCGATTCCGGCAGCGAAGTACGGCGCCTTCAAAAAGACCGCGCCTGGCGCGACGAGATTGCGACGCAGGTCGGCAAGCGCCACGCCCAGCGCGTGATCGCGGCCTGGTCGCGCCAGCTCGATGCCCTTGCGTTGGCGCCCGGCATCGATGCGGACAGCGCCTCCCGCCAGGCTTTGGCCCTCACCGCACCCGATTCGCCGCTGCGCCGCCTGCTGACACGCCTGGCCGACGAGTTCAGCGCGACGCCCCAGGGCGCCGGCGCAGCCGAGGGCGCCTTCGATGCCGCGCTGCGGGCGCGCTTCGGGGCCCTCGGCGACTACGCTGCTGGCGCCGGGCCGCAGGCCCTCGACCGCCTTCAGGAACTGGCCACGGCCAAGCGCGATGAAGCCGCCAACGCCGAGCTCGACACGACCTTGCGCGCCGAGGCCGCCCGTGCGCCGGCCGCGCTGCGCAAGGTCTACGGCGGACTCGGGGCCTTGATGCGCTCGCGCGGCGGCGCCAAGCCAAGCTTCGACGCCGCGCTCGCAGAACTCGCGCAGACCTGCAGCACGTTGACGCGCGAGCGCTTCCCTTTCGGTGCCGCCACGCTGCGCGACATGGCGCCCTCCGATTTCGCGCGGCTCTTCGGACCCGGCGGCCTCTTCGAGGAATTCCGGCGCGACCAGTTGAGCGAACGTGTCGACACGTCGAGTCGTCCGTGGAAGGCCCGCGCCACTTCCGGCGACGCTGCCATGCCGGACGCATTCGAGCGTGCGGCGGCTATTGGCGCGCTGTTCTTCCCAGGAGGTGCGCCGATGCCGGAGCTCAAGCTGCGCCTCACGCCGCAGCGGATGGACGCCGAGCTGCTGCAGTTCAGTGTCGATGTCGATGGGCAGTTGCTGCGCTTCGAAAACGGCCCGCCGCGCGCGAAGGAGGTGGTCTGGCCGGGGCCGGCTTCGACCCAGAAGGTGCTCATGCGCATCCTGCCGCCGGGCCCGAGCGGCGTCGGCGCCGAGGTCCATGAAGGCGCGTTCGCCTGGGTACGGGTGCTCTTGCGCGGCGAGTGGAAAGGCGAGCACGGGGCGCCGGCGCGCCTTTCCCTCGCGGTCGACAGCCGCACTCTCGACGTCGTGGCGAGCGCCGCCGGCGCGCCCGAGGCCGATGTCTGGACGCTCCAGGAGCTGGCGCGGTTCCGCTGCCCGCAAGCAACATGGTGA
- the tssJ gene encoding type VI secretion system lipoprotein TssJ, with amino-acid sequence MSRRPLLACMALAPALWSTRCLSQPQPKVEASRQRRVALVIGNGRYPEIPLNNPEHDARLVAQTLRSLDFEVGEHLNLKARDFKRVLREFARRMDDDQVASVFYFAGHGVQIGGRNYLLPVDIALRDEAEVRDEAIDLQEALLAHVDRVRPRARIFIIDACRNDPFAARRGSRSANGLAEMAAPGALIAFSAAPGGVAEDGPIGGNSIYTKYLAAELRSVGVEVEDMMKAVRIKVLRDTGQRQIPWVNTSMVVNFMFNPGAAPALAGATRQLQLLVQAQRSLNTDARNASASLALRVYVLRDPGGFEKASFDSLYDDDEATLGSNVLVRESLHLRPGEARELALELSGDARAVAVFGAFREIEHSQWRAILPLPAGTLAPRARIDAQARQLQLGWAK; translated from the coding sequence TTGAGCCGCCGTCCCCTCCTCGCCTGCATGGCCCTGGCCCCCGCGCTGTGGAGCACGAGATGCCTCTCCCAGCCGCAGCCCAAGGTCGAAGCCTCCCGCCAACGCCGGGTCGCCCTCGTCATCGGCAACGGCCGGTACCCCGAGATCCCGCTGAACAACCCCGAGCACGACGCCCGCCTCGTGGCCCAGACCCTGCGTTCGCTCGACTTCGAGGTCGGCGAGCACCTCAACCTCAAGGCCCGCGACTTCAAGCGGGTGCTGCGGGAGTTCGCGCGCCGCATGGACGACGACCAGGTGGCATCGGTCTTCTACTTCGCCGGCCATGGCGTGCAGATCGGCGGGCGCAACTACCTGTTGCCGGTCGATATTGCGCTGCGCGACGAGGCCGAAGTGCGCGACGAGGCGATCGACCTGCAGGAAGCGCTGCTGGCCCATGTCGACCGGGTACGCCCGCGCGCCCGCATCTTCATCATCGACGCCTGCCGCAACGACCCCTTCGCTGCCCGCAGGGGGTCGCGCAGCGCCAACGGCCTGGCCGAGATGGCGGCACCCGGCGCGCTCATCGCCTTCTCGGCAGCGCCGGGCGGGGTCGCCGAGGACGGCCCGATCGGTGGCAACAGCATCTACACGAAGTACCTGGCCGCCGAGCTGCGCTCGGTGGGCGTCGAGGTCGAGGACATGATGAAGGCCGTGCGCATCAAGGTGCTGCGCGACACCGGCCAGCGGCAGATCCCCTGGGTCAACACCTCGATGGTGGTGAACTTCATGTTCAACCCCGGTGCGGCGCCGGCACTGGCGGGTGCCACGCGCCAACTCCAGCTGCTCGTGCAGGCGCAGCGCAGCCTGAACACCGATGCGCGCAACGCATCGGCCTCGCTGGCGCTGCGCGTGTATGTGCTGCGCGATCCGGGCGGGTTCGAGAAGGCGAGTTTCGACAGTCTCTACGACGACGACGAGGCGACCCTGGGGTCGAACGTGCTGGTGCGTGAAAGCCTGCACCTGCGCCCCGGCGAGGCGCGAGAACTGGCGCTCGAGCTGAGCGGCGACGCACGGGCCGTTGCGGTGTTCGGTGCATTCCGCGAGATCGAGCACTCGCAGTGGCGTGCCATCCTGCCACTGCCTGCGGGGACGCTGGCGCCGCGCGCGCGCATCGACGCGCAGGCGCGCCAGCTGCAATTGGGATGGGCGAAATGA